The region GATAAATAATGAGGtgaaggagagagaactcataagaaaaggcttgtcttctcttatttaagagaagacaaaataagataagacaagagatgatcttttAGCACGATGTATCTTACTCACCACGTTTTTCGAAATTGCTAGTTATTGAAAATAAGGCTAAAAGATAACTCATTATCTATTCTCTTTTTTGTCATTTCTAGATTACATGCAAAAGTTAACATAAaattatcttatcaaccattgtacatatgCCCTAATGATCTTGCGCACACGCCACTAGTACCTACCATCACATACTTCCTCCGGTGCACCGGATTCCGGCGACGAGCGCCCGCCCACTGTCTCGGCCGACCACCCCCGGTTATCCTCCACGCCCGGAAACACCGCGCGGCTTTATCCGCACCCCAGGGAAGAAAAGCCACCAACGCCTCCTATAAAATCCCGAGGCCACTCGCTCCGGGCTACGCTCTCACTAGCTTCCAGCGCACACTTGTCACCTTCCTCCCCCGCAACGCATCCAGCTGCCCCCGTCTCCGTCTCACTCCCGACCCATCCCACCAGCACCAGGACAGACAGAGACACAGACAGGACGACGCAGCTGCAGCAGACGCCCATGGCGGCCAGGAGGTTCTtgcaggcggcggcggagggcgtgTCCACGCCAGGCGCCCGGATCATCGCCGACGACAGGGACATCGTCATCATCCTCGCCTCGCTGCTCTGCGCGCTCATCACCGTCCTCGGCATCGGCCTCGTCGCCCGCTGGTGCGCGTGCGGCGGCGCGGAAGCCAGGGCGCGCGCCGCCGCCAACAGGGGCGTCAAGAAGTCGGTGCTCCGCGCCATCCCCACCGTCGCCTACGTCTCCGCTGACgccggcaagggcaagggcaaggaggaggaggccgccgcggcGCCCGAGTGCGCCATCTGCCTCGCCGAGTTCGAGGACGGCGAGGCCATGCGCGTGCTGCCCCAGTGCGGCCACGCCTTCCACGCCGCCTGCGTCGACAAGTGGCTGCGCGGCCACTCGTCCTGCCCCTCCTGCCGCCGGATCCTCGCCGTCCACCTGCCGGCCGGCCAGCGCTGCCAGCGCTGCGGCGCGCGGCCCGACCCCGCCACCTGGAAGCCGCCGGGCCAGTACGGCGAGATGCCGCCCTTCTTGCCGTAGCGGCCCGCGCGCGCGCTCGATCTCCACAGATCTGGGCGAGAGCTCCTACAAGACGACTAGCAGAGGAACCAGTCAACCAATCGACAAGCCTTCTGTTTGGTTATTAAATATCTCGCCTGCTTCTCTTAATTACCTTCCTCTGTTTATAATCATCAGTAGCAGCTGGAAATGCATAGCATTTCTGAATCTAGGATCCTGGTATGCAGGTGGGGTGGTGATCAAGGTGTTGCCACTGCATCTTAGTAGCTTTGCACATTTGTAAATAGTAACTATAATTATTCCTAAGGAGTAATTAGACTTAGAGGGCGCTTATAGGCGCTGGCGCACCGGCCAAAACTTTCGGCCGGTCCAGCCCAGGCCATCGGATGTGAGCCAGGCGGCCGTTGgatccaggcaaaaaaaaaacagatcgCCCCCAGCTTCTTCTTCCTCGTGCAGGCGGCCTGGATCCGCATCTCCCGCTCGGAGAGCACGACGCCGCGCCTCCTGTCCCCTCCGGTGGTCGTCCCCGTCGTCAGTCCCCACCCTCGCCGGTCATCCTCGTCACCCACCGGACCCCGCCCTCGCCGGCCGTCCTCGTCAACGGTCCCCCACCCTCCCGGCCTCGTTCTCGCCTCGACCAATGCACCAGCTCCACCTACGATTGCAGCTCTTGACGATGAAGGTTGTAGCTCCGCCGCCCTCGCCATTGATGCTCGCTGCAGGAAAAATACGTCGACGGCGGCCGTGAGTCAATCAACACCAtttgaatggatgtagcaaaaaaattCACCGGTAGTAGCAAAATCAAACTATGGGTATAGCAAAAACGACGTCGCCACCTTCGCAAGGTCGCAGCTCCGCcttacatggatgtagcaaaaacctccaacggtagtagcaaaatcctgctacggttgcagcaaaaaaatcaTTGTCGTCCTCGCGAGGTCGCAGCTCTgcctgatggatgtagcaaaaagcttTGCCGGTAGTAGCAAAATCCAACAACGGTTGCAGCTTTCCCTTGTTGTGCAGTGCCATTGAAGCTTTCTAtgtctatggttgaagcttttttcaacggCTGTTGAAGCTTTTCTAGGTGACGGTTGCAACACTTGTATACGCGGGAGGATCCGGGCATGGCTGCAGGCAGCCATGGCGCTCGGTGAGGGAGCGCTTGGCCGCCGGCGTTGGAGCTTGTGGTGGCCCAAACACCGCTcgaaaggaggggggaggggatgCGCGCGCGTGAATACTGTAGGTAGGGGGTGGACGTGTCGTGCGCGTGGGGAAATCGCCGGCCGTGCAGTGGACGGCGGCCTCACCGGGGAGATTGGGCTGCCGCAGGTAGAGGGTCGATGCGGGGGGTAGACGGCGGCCTTGCCGGTGAGATTGGGCTGCAGCGGGGTAGGGACGCGATGCGGGGGTGTACGGCGGCCTCGCCTGCGAGATTGGGCTGCAGCAGATGGGGTGCGGATGTAGGTCTCATCGACACAGGAGCACGAGGTAGCGGGCGACCGGTCGAAGCTTCGGCCGCCGCACCGTCTCCAAACGTTTCCCTTAGACTTATGCAAAACTGTGAATACCTTTGCTTTCCATGAATGTCCAGTTCTGCAAATGTGTTAGTCTTGAGTGAATTGATTCGATTTCATTTGCGCTTTGTCAGATATCTATATCTATTTCTGGGTGATGATTATCTGAACCGGGTAGGTGCGTCTgcatatgcattgtacctagtatatTCCTCTAAGAAGCCTCTAAGAAATGCATCCTGCATGTTGAAGCTGCTGCTTAGGAGTGCACGATACTACTTAATCTTCAAAAGTGCGcctagtggatgattaagagggcaCAGCACAGATGGAAAGGGGATGTCCGGATATATCAGGCAACAAACCCCTGTCGAGTACAAGTCACATGATAATCAGCTGTCGGATCGATGTGACAATGGATCATAACAAACCCCTATGCGCTTAAAAGGGCACTATGTGATGGTTGAGACGACACTTTTTTTTCTTAGCCTCCACTTACATGTTACATCATCTAAAGATGACGATAAAACATGCTTTAACAGATAACATTTGCACGCATATAAAATTTTGTGGTGATTATAATTTAACCACtccatccatattaattgtcgctgatttagCACAACTCTGGATCAGGTGATGATATCTGGTACAACGGATACGTCTCATAGAAGCTAAAATATGATCTCTGAACTAACAGAAGGCTTGCCccggaaagaaagaaaaaaggtccAAGAACAGGCATGCTCCTTGTTGCGCCCTCTCTCTTTCAAGACATCAATCATCTTAAGTGGCTTTGCTAAGAGAAGGAGACATTCTATTGCTCATGCCCAGTGCTTGTGCTTTATGATTAGATGACATTCTGAAGAATTTATTGTCCCTGCTTCCGACTTCTTGAAAGTTTAAGAACCCCAATGTTTGGGATATGGAGACTCCAAGATAGACAGTGTGCTAGATTGATAGACTGTTAGGATTAGTATCTTGGGTAGGACTGTTTTTGTTCTATGATCCGCTCACATAATTGTAGTGGCATACTCCAAAGAAAAACCCTTGCAGGATTGCGCCTTGAAAATACTACCGTAAGTACACACTGCAAGATCTAGGCTGTCATCACTCGTACTTTATAATTCTTGCTAGACAGGGTCGTGAGATAGTACTACCGTACCTCCTTTCCAATTTATAAGGTTTGCGTGTATTCTAGATCTATAATTTGACCAACATAAGATGAGTTGTATAGTCTTAAAATTATACCATTAGAAAGTATACGATTTGAAGTTTNNNNNNNNNNNNNNNNNNNNNNNNNNNNNNNNNNNNNNNNNNNNNNNNNNNNNNNNNNNNNNNNNNNNNNNNNNNNNNNNNNNNNNNNNNNNNNNNNNNNNNNNNNNNNNNNNNNNNNNNNNNNNNNNNNNNNNNNNNNNNNNNNNNNNNNNNNNNNATTTGAAGTTTTTAATGATATATAACTTATATTACGTTGGTCTCAATGACGGAGCTATGTTTATGtatgggagggggggggggggcacacccaacTTTGGGGCGTCAAGAAGTCGGTGGTCCGCACCATCCCCACCGTGCCCTATGTGTCCATCGACGCCGGCAAGGGCAAGAAGGAGGAGGCCGCCGCGACGCTCGAGTGCACCATCTGCCTCGCTGAGTTCGTGGTGACCTGGAAGCCACCAGCCCACTACGGCGAGATGCTGCCCTTCTTGCGGTAGTGGCCCGCGCGCTAGCTCTCTCCAGAGATCTGGGCGAGAGCTAGAAGATGACTACCAGAGGAACCAGTCAACTAATCAATGAGCCTTCTATTTGGTCAAATATCTCGCCTGCTTCTcttagactagtcacagtggagaataatttacactagtaacatacacgttATCCTAGACTACGCtattacctccatagtgggtagtaacatatgtgtgtgtcatgcaaagcttcatttgttAGGTTATATAGACTTATTTTGTCTTCGTATGTTTGATGTTACTCATAGAATGAGTGACTAGCTAAATTACTCAATTTACCTCTCTTCTCATTAACTCATTGTCAGATAGGTAAATTTGTTGAGTTGGAGCTGATGTTTGtcttgaagttactcccactgtggccagTCTTAATTACCTTCCTTTGTTCATGATCATCAGTAGCAGTTCTTCTTACTGCCTAGCTGGAAATGCATAGCATTTCTGAATTTAGGGTCCTTGGATGCAGGTGGGTGGTGATCAAAGGTGTTGCCACCGCATCTTAGTAGCTTTGTACATTTGTAAATAGTAACTATGATTACTCCTAAGGAGTAATCAGCATCGTCGATTAGGCTTATGTGAAACTGTGAATACCTTTGCTTTCCATGAATCCATTTGGCCAATTCTGGAGAAAAAAATGCGCTGTTCTTGAGTAAATTGATTCGATTTGCGCTTTGTCAGATGTCTATATCTGGGTGATGATTATCTGAACCGTGTAGGATTGTCTgcatatgcattgtacctagtatatTCCTCTAAGAAATGCATCCTGCATGTTGAAGCTGCTGCTTAGGAGTGCACGATACTACTTAATCTTCAAAAGTGCGcctagtggatgattaagagggcaCATCACTGATGGAAAGGGGATGTCCGGATATATCAGGGAACAACCCCCTGTTGAGTACAAGTCACATGATAATCAGCTGTTGGATCGATGTGACAATGGATCATAACAAACCAGGTGGTCGGTTCCGGTGCCGGATCGGCGCAGGCCCAACGCTTTTTTCCTGCAATGCTCGTCAATAGAGTTGGAACTGTCTGGTCGTCGGCGTGTGCGGTGGACTGTTTGGCATGGCCGGCGCAGGCCTTGGCGCTTGTTTGCGGTGAAGGCTATATTGGTGGTCGCTCAGTGTGGAGTCGGAGTCGCCCTCGTTGAGATGTGACCAGATTGCAACCTCGATGGCGCTTTTTTTCTTGACGGCGCATGTGCGTTTTTGTGTGGGTTGCCAGGTCGTCCTGTGTGCCTTGTTTTTGCGGGCGTGTTGTGACGGTTTTCATCCGGTTTTTCGTTAATTAACTGGTCAACTCTCTTCGACCTTTTTTTTAATGAATCAGGCCCTAAGGACTGCATttaaaaataaataacaaacaactATGCACTTAAAAGGGCAATATGTGATGGTTGAGACGAGACTTTTTTTCTTagcctccaattacatgtttttttTGGCGAAATGCCTCCACTTACATGTTACATCATCTAAAGATGACCATAAAAACATGACACGCGATGGGTGTCTCTTAATATTATTATCTTGAACAATGAATATTTTCTCGCCAACTTTTTTGTGGTGATTAAAATT is a window of Triticum dicoccoides isolate Atlit2015 ecotype Zavitan chromosome 2B, WEW_v2.0, whole genome shotgun sequence DNA encoding:
- the LOC119365623 gene encoding RING-H2 finger protein ATL74-like, which codes for MAARRFLQAAAEGVSTPGARIIADDRDIVIILASLLCALITVLGIGLVARWCACGGAEARARAAANRGVKKSVLRAIPTVAYVSADAGKGKGKEEEAAAAPECAICLAEFEDGEAMRVLPQCGHAFHAACVDKWLRGHSSCPSCRRILAVHLPAGQRCQRCGARPDPATWKPPGQYGEMPPFLP